The nucleotide window CTAGTCAAGATCACGGCCGTTGGGACCATCTCCATACCAAAACAGTTTCGCAAGTATTTAGGAATCCAAAAAGGTGATTATGTTAAAGTCAGCCTTCAAGGAGATTCACTAATACTAAAGCGAGTGACTATCTCCTAGTCGGTCTTTTGAGGAATTTTGGCTATCTGGTAAACCCAGGCTTTGCCCTGACGGAGGCGGTCTATTCTGCCTTTGGTGTTAAATCTAGCCAAATAGGTCGAAATTACGCTCAGTTTTACCGGTTCGTTGTATTCATCCTCGTATTTTTCCAGTATCTCATTTGAGGTAAAGTTGCCCATTGGGAAGTATTTGTCTACAATATGCCAGACTTTGGCGCCCACCGAGTCTAGTTGAGGTGCAGTCTCCTGATCCTCTATATTCATGAGGTTCATCAACTCAAAGATCTTGATTACCTTGTCCCGGGTTATGTTGCCCTCGATGTTGAAGTTGTATTTAGCTCCATCCGAGTCTTCAAGGTCTATTCGAATCCTTTTCTTTGCCATTGTGATCGATCGTGTTAACTGGTTAACAAATGAACGGATCCGATCATCTTTGTTAACTTGGAGTGTTGTGAACGTTGACTGCCTAGCCCACGCCTAGCCCAAATTCACATGTTAACAGATACACCCCCACATTAAGCTAGGAAATGCTCAATTTCCACGCCTGGAGTGGAAATGAAGGGGTCTATTCTGGCTCGTTAACAGTGTTAATGGCAATCTTCACGCCTGGACTCGAAATAAGGGGGTCAAAATTGCCTATTTTTGGTCCATTCTTCACATCAAGTTAACTGGTTGTGAATTTCCCACACACCTTCATTT belongs to Candidatus Nitrosotenuis cloacae and includes:
- a CDS encoding AbrB/MazE/SpoVT family DNA-binding domain-containing protein, which encodes MLTANDDLVKITAVGTISIPKQFRKYLGIQKGDYVKVSLQGDSLILKRVTIS